One region of Hoeflea sp. 108 genomic DNA includes:
- a CDS encoding AzlC family ABC transporter permease, which yields MSVPVVVASGPFAVLFGALAVDNGFTVAEATLMSATIFGGASQLVGIELFGQHVAPWLIVLSIFAVNFRHVLYSAAIGPHIAHWPWVQQAIAYFFLTDPQYAEAERIREQGNKVSFVWYMGMALTLYTCWVVESGIGALFGRLIPDTHALGLDFLLPIYFLGIVMSFRNRPRWLPIVIASAIASMVAYKTVGSPWHVSLGALAGVLFAAAMPVRTAKANS from the coding sequence ATGAGCGTGCCGGTGGTGGTCGCTTCGGGACCCTTTGCCGTGCTGTTCGGCGCGCTGGCCGTGGACAACGGCTTCACGGTGGCCGAGGCCACCTTGATGAGCGCCACGATCTTCGGCGGGGCCAGCCAGCTGGTCGGCATCGAGCTGTTCGGGCAGCACGTCGCGCCGTGGCTGATCGTGCTGTCGATCTTCGCGGTCAACTTCCGCCATGTGCTCTATTCGGCCGCCATTGGCCCGCACATCGCCCACTGGCCCTGGGTCCAGCAGGCAATCGCCTATTTCTTCCTGACCGACCCGCAATATGCCGAGGCCGAGCGCATTCGCGAGCAGGGCAACAAGGTCAGCTTCGTCTGGTACATGGGCATGGCGCTGACGCTCTACACATGCTGGGTGGTGGAGAGCGGCATCGGCGCGCTGTTTGGACGGTTGATCCCCGACACCCATGCGCTGGGCCTCGACTTCCTGCTGCCGATCTATTTCCTCGGCATCGTCATGAGCTTCCGCAACCGGCCGCGCTGGCTGCCGATCGTGATTGCCAGTGCGATCGCCTCGATGGTTGCCTACAAGACCGTGGGTTCGCCCTGGCATGTCTCGCTCGGCGCGCTTGCCGGCGTGCTGTTTGCCGCGGCAATGCCTGTCCGCACGGCAAAGGCCAACTCATGA
- a CDS encoding SCO family protein: protein MMRTILAGILVLMAAGVGWLTFDWYQKQNTAQAFGAPFVLVDQKGKEITEAAFRGQPSAVFFGFTHCPEVCPTTLFELDGWLKQLGDEGKNIRAYFVSVDPERDTADVMNSYVTNVSDRIIGITGTPEKIAAMTKAFGIYSKKVPTEGGDYTMDHTASVLLLNSKGDFFGTIAYEENPTAALAKLQRLAKEG, encoded by the coding sequence ATGATGCGCACGATCCTTGCCGGCATTCTGGTCCTCATGGCAGCCGGCGTCGGTTGGCTGACCTTCGACTGGTACCAGAAGCAGAACACCGCCCAGGCCTTCGGCGCGCCTTTCGTCCTCGTCGACCAGAAGGGCAAGGAAATCACCGAGGCGGCCTTCCGTGGCCAGCCGAGCGCCGTGTTCTTCGGCTTCACCCATTGCCCCGAAGTCTGCCCGACGACGCTGTTCGAACTCGACGGCTGGCTCAAGCAGCTCGGCGACGAAGGCAAGAACATCCGCGCCTATTTCGTTTCGGTCGACCCCGAGCGCGACACGGCCGACGTGATGAACAGCTACGTCACCAACGTGTCCGACCGCATCATCGGCATCACCGGCACGCCGGAAAAGATCGCCGCGATGACCAAGGCTTTCGGCATCTACTCCAAGAAGGTGCCGACCGAAGGCGGCGACTACACGATGGACCACACGGCCTCGGTGCTTTTGCTCAACAGCAAGGGTGATTTCTTCGGCACCATCGCCTATGAGGAGAACCCAACCGCCGCGCTTGCCAAGCTCCAGCGGCTTGCCAAAGAAGGCTGA
- a CDS encoding DapH/DapD/GlmU-related protein, giving the protein MNDQADLRFKNDEPRIHPTSELKGCRLGRHVAIGERVVLREVVVGDYSYFERHSEAIYTTIGKFCSIAANTRINALDHPMERLTTHKVSYRPNEYFRYLGVDGEFRERRRAKPVSIGHDVWIGHGAVVMPGVSVGNGAVIGANAVVTRDIAPFEVFVGVPAKRLKMRFPAEIIVRIEALAWWDWPAERLFEAIPDMQTLPIEAFLDRWG; this is encoded by the coding sequence ATGAACGATCAAGCCGACCTTCGCTTCAAGAATGACGAACCGCGCATCCACCCGACCTCGGAGCTGAAAGGCTGCCGGCTCGGCCGCCATGTCGCCATCGGCGAGCGCGTGGTGCTGCGCGAGGTCGTTGTCGGCGACTATTCCTATTTCGAGCGCCATTCGGAGGCGATCTACACCACCATCGGCAAGTTCTGCTCGATCGCGGCCAACACGCGCATCAACGCGCTCGATCACCCGATGGAACGGCTGACGACGCACAAGGTGAGCTACCGGCCGAACGAGTATTTCCGCTATCTCGGCGTCGACGGTGAATTTCGCGAGCGTCGCAGGGCAAAGCCCGTCAGCATCGGGCACGATGTCTGGATCGGGCACGGGGCGGTGGTCATGCCCGGCGTCAGCGTCGGCAATGGCGCGGTCATCGGCGCGAACGCCGTGGTGACCCGCGACATCGCCCCGTTCGAGGTTTTTGTGGGCGTGCCGGCGAAGCGGCTGAAGATGCGTTTTCCGGCGGAGATCATTGTCCGCATAGAGGCGCTTGCCTGGTGGGACTGGCCCGCCGAGCGGCTGTTCGAAGCCATTCCCGACATGCAGACGCTGCCGATCGAGGCGTTTCTGGACCGCTGGGGCTAG
- a CDS encoding AzlD family protein, with protein sequence MSTTFWIIIASAVATYLTRVGGHLVLSRFERLHPRVEAGLNAVPAAVLTTLVAPATLSAGPAELAALAVAAVVSLRSGLMAMFLAGAVTLIALRHFIG encoded by the coding sequence ATGAGCACGACATTCTGGATCATCATTGCCAGCGCGGTGGCGACCTACCTGACGCGCGTCGGCGGCCATCTGGTGCTGTCACGCTTCGAACGCCTGCATCCGCGCGTCGAAGCCGGGCTCAATGCGGTGCCGGCTGCGGTGCTGACCACCCTTGTGGCGCCGGCCACCCTGTCGGCCGGACCGGCTGAACTGGCGGCACTTGCGGTTGCGGCAGTCGTTTCGCTGCGCAGCGGCCTGATGGCGATGTTTTTGGCCGGGGCTGTGACCCTGATCGCGCTGCGGCACTTTATCGGCTGA
- a CDS encoding 50S ribosomal protein L11 methyltransferase, whose translation MTQTRLHITTGREAANRIFAALETAFEEDGWPIAVIEVDEDRDIHEVSLYADGEVEDIARRMAEVIAEAGHKGPLGREVLPDVDWVAKSLEGLKPVEAGRFIVHGGHDREDVRPGQIAIEIEAGLAFGTGHHGTTAGCLEMIEKVVTSEKPVNALDLGTGSAVLAIAVAKLAPIPVLATDIDPVATDVAAANVRLNGVEAHVETATAEGFDNPIFAARGPFALIVANILAQPLILLAPEMAAHLAASGSLVLSGILDRQHDAVLEAYVAAGFRHIETFHREGWVTIHLKN comes from the coding sequence ATGACCCAGACACGGCTGCACATCACCACCGGCCGCGAAGCCGCCAACCGCATCTTCGCCGCCCTCGAGACCGCCTTCGAGGAAGATGGCTGGCCGATCGCCGTGATCGAGGTCGACGAGGACCGCGACATCCACGAGGTGTCGCTCTATGCCGACGGCGAGGTCGAGGACATTGCGCGGCGCATGGCCGAGGTCATTGCTGAGGCGGGCCATAAGGGTCCGCTCGGCCGCGAGGTGCTGCCCGATGTCGACTGGGTGGCGAAGTCGCTTGAAGGCCTCAAGCCGGTCGAGGCCGGGCGCTTCATCGTCCATGGCGGCCACGACCGCGAGGATGTGCGCCCCGGACAGATCGCCATAGAGATCGAGGCAGGCCTTGCCTTCGGCACCGGGCACCATGGCACCACGGCCGGCTGCCTGGAGATGATCGAAAAGGTCGTGACCTCAGAGAAGCCGGTCAACGCGCTCGACCTCGGCACCGGCAGTGCTGTGCTGGCAATCGCGGTCGCCAAGCTGGCGCCGATCCCGGTTCTCGCCACCGACATCGACCCGGTGGCGACCGATGTCGCCGCCGCCAATGTCCGCCTCAACGGCGTCGAGGCCCATGTCGAGACGGCGACGGCCGAAGGCTTCGACAACCCGATCTTCGCCGCGCGCGGCCCCTTCGCGCTGATCGTCGCCAACATCCTGGCACAGCCGCTGATCCTGCTCGCCCCCGAGATGGCCGCACATCTGGCCGCCAGCGGTTCGCTGGTGCTGTCGGGCATCCTCGACCGCCAGCATGACGCGGTGCTCGAAGCCTATGTCGCGGCAGGCTTCCGCCACATAGAGACCTTCCACAGGGAAGGCTGGGTCACGATCCACCTCAAGAACTGA
- a CDS encoding aminopeptidase P family protein, with the protein MFQSFESSGDPSVGKPRVALLRQWMKQNGIDGFIVPRADEHQGEYVAARSERLKWLTGFSGSAGVAIVLANSAYVFVDGRYTLQVRDQVDLGIFTIESLIETPPALWIRENLAKGTRLGFDPWLHTIGDVKALKASAEKVGATLVPLTENPIDAVWQDQPDAPHAKVEIHPETFAGELAKDKLKRLAAAISAEGATHAVLTDPSSLAWTFNIRGGDVPHTPLALGFAVLAADGSHAVYLDKRKLGRTEEAYLTQLADIKAPADLEADIAALARSGRQIALDPALAAEKLRALIEDNGGSLILATDPARLPRATKNSAEIAGSRAAHRRDGAAVAKLLCWLDRQAPGSIDEISVVTRLEEARRLTGEETQMPLRDVSFDTISGAGPNGAIMHYRVSRQTSRVLADGELFLLDSGAQYQDGTTDITRTVPVGKPSEEMRERFTLVLKGLIAISTVRFPAGTRGADIDALARMALWRHGLDFAHGTGHGVGSYLAVHEGPQRIAKTGMEKLLSGMILSNEPGYYKEGHYGIRLENLILVTRPDELPGGDIAMHGFETLTLAPFDQRLLRTDLLTRDELDWLNAYHARVLMEIGPMLDGEALAWLEKATTPIP; encoded by the coding sequence ATGTTCCAGTCCTTTGAATCATCAGGCGACCCAAGCGTCGGCAAACCGCGCGTCGCCCTGCTTCGTCAGTGGATGAAGCAGAACGGCATCGACGGCTTCATCGTGCCCCGCGCCGACGAGCACCAGGGCGAGTATGTCGCCGCCCGTTCCGAGCGTCTGAAGTGGCTGACTGGCTTCTCGGGTTCGGCCGGTGTCGCCATCGTGCTTGCCAACAGCGCCTATGTCTTCGTCGACGGCCGCTACACGCTGCAGGTGCGCGACCAGGTCGATCTCGGCATCTTCACCATCGAGAGCCTGATCGAGACCCCGCCTGCCCTGTGGATCCGCGAAAACCTCGCCAAGGGCACCCGCCTGGGCTTCGACCCGTGGCTGCACACCATCGGCGACGTCAAGGCGCTGAAGGCCTCGGCTGAAAAGGTCGGCGCAACGCTCGTGCCGCTGACAGAGAACCCCATCGACGCCGTCTGGCAGGACCAGCCGGACGCACCGCATGCCAAGGTCGAGATACATCCGGAAACTTTTGCCGGCGAGCTCGCCAAGGACAAGCTCAAGCGCCTCGCCGCGGCCATCTCGGCCGAAGGCGCAACCCACGCCGTGCTCACCGACCCATCGTCGCTGGCCTGGACCTTCAACATCCGTGGCGGCGACGTGCCCCACACGCCGCTGGCGCTCGGCTTTGCCGTGCTTGCGGCCGACGGCTCGCATGCCGTCTATCTCGACAAGCGCAAGCTCGGCCGCACCGAAGAGGCCTATCTGACCCAGCTTGCCGACATCAAGGCGCCCGCCGACCTCGAAGCCGACATCGCCGCCCTCGCCCGCTCTGGTCGGCAGATTGCGCTCGACCCGGCCCTCGCGGCCGAAAAGCTGCGCGCCCTGATCGAGGACAATGGCGGCTCGCTCATCCTGGCGACGGACCCTGCCCGCCTGCCCCGCGCCACCAAGAACAGCGCCGAGATCGCAGGCTCCCGTGCCGCCCATCGTCGCGACGGTGCCGCCGTCGCCAAGCTTCTGTGCTGGCTGGATCGCCAGGCGCCTGGCAGCATCGACGAGATATCAGTCGTCACCAGGCTGGAGGAAGCCCGTCGCCTCACCGGCGAAGAAACCCAGATGCCGCTGCGCGACGTGTCCTTCGACACCATCTCGGGCGCCGGCCCCAATGGTGCGATCATGCACTACCGCGTCTCGCGCCAGACCAGCCGCGTGCTGGCTGACGGCGAACTGTTCCTGCTCGATTCGGGCGCCCAATATCAGGACGGCACCACCGACATCACCCGGACCGTCCCTGTCGGCAAGCCTTCGGAGGAGATGCGCGAACGCTTCACGCTCGTGCTCAAGGGCCTGATCGCCATCTCGACGGTGCGGTTTCCCGCCGGCACGCGCGGCGCCGATATCGACGCGCTCGCCCGCATGGCGCTATGGCGTCACGGGCTGGACTTCGCCCACGGCACCGGCCACGGAGTCGGCTCCTATCTCGCCGTGCACGAGGGTCCGCAGCGCATCGCCAAGACCGGCATGGAAAAGCTGCTGTCGGGCATGATCCTGTCCAACGAGCCCGGCTACTACAAGGAAGGTCACTATGGCATCCGCCTCGAGAACCTGATCCTGGTGACGCGCCCCGACGAGCTGCCGGGCGGCGACATCGCCATGCATGGTTTCGAGACGCTGACGCTGGCGCCCTTCGACCAGCGGCTGCTGCGCACCGACCTTCTCACCCGCGACGAACTCGACTGGCTCAACGCCTATCACGCCCGGGTGTTGATGGAGATCGGACCGATGCTGGACGGCGAAGCGCTCGCCTGGCTGGAAAAGGCGACGACGCCCATTCCCTAG
- a CDS encoding CreA family protein — MRLSLFVLATALAVGATAPALAEQVGEVGVDWLGNDILVEAIKDPKVEGVTCHVSYFDRGVIDRLQKGNWFENPSDTAISCQQTGPITIGDISLKQGGEEVFKQGISLIWKEQVVNRIYDKQNQTLIYLAHSRQVQNGSAKMSMTTVPLYNQNVTWTKGKPQ, encoded by the coding sequence ATGCGGCTCAGCCTTTTTGTCCTTGCCACCGCCCTTGCAGTTGGCGCCACAGCTCCGGCGTTGGCCGAACAGGTGGGCGAGGTCGGCGTCGACTGGCTCGGCAACGACATCCTCGTCGAGGCGATCAAGGACCCCAAAGTCGAGGGCGTGACCTGCCATGTTTCTTATTTCGACCGCGGCGTGATCGACCGGCTGCAGAAGGGCAACTGGTTCGAAAACCCGTCGGACACGGCGATCTCGTGCCAGCAGACCGGACCGATCACCATCGGCGACATCAGTCTGAAGCAGGGTGGCGAGGAAGTGTTCAAACAGGGCATCAGCCTGATCTGGAAAGAGCAGGTGGTGAACCGCATCTACGACAAGCAGAACCAGACGCTGATCTATCTCGCCCATTCGCGCCAGGTGCAGAACGGCTCGGCCAAGATGTCGATGACGACGGTACCGCTGTACAACCAGAACGTCACCTGGACCAAGGGCAAGCCGCAGTAG
- a CDS encoding 3'-5' exonuclease — protein sequence MRALAIDFETANEKRSSPCSVGLAWIEDGAVIRVEERLIRPRDMRFSRFNMAVHGIRPEDVEDAAEFPEVMEEFEADLSDTLVIAHNASFDMSVLRASYQLYGVSCPDIDYVCTLKMAKVVWRELASHRLNEVSRHIDFSFRHHNAAEDAHACGEVALAAARKLNVSSLRDLPIRLDMTTGRLHAGGNTPCSVKPAPRKPKKS from the coding sequence ATGCGTGCACTTGCCATTGATTTCGAAACTGCCAACGAAAAGCGCAGCAGCCCGTGTTCCGTTGGCCTTGCCTGGATCGAGGACGGCGCGGTCATCCGCGTCGAGGAGCGGCTCATCCGGCCCAGGGACATGCGCTTTTCACGCTTCAACATGGCCGTCCATGGCATACGCCCTGAAGATGTCGAGGACGCTGCCGAATTCCCCGAGGTTATGGAGGAGTTCGAGGCCGATCTTTCCGACACGCTCGTCATCGCCCACAACGCGTCGTTCGACATGAGCGTGCTCAGGGCGAGCTATCAGCTCTATGGCGTCAGCTGTCCCGACATCGACTATGTCTGCACGCTCAAGATGGCCAAGGTGGTGTGGCGTGAGCTTGCCTCGCACCGGCTCAACGAGGTGTCGCGCCATATCGACTTCTCGTTCAGGCACCACAATGCGGCCGAGGATGCGCATGCATGCGGCGAGGTGGCTCTGGCTGCGGCGCGCAAGCTGAACGTGTCGTCGCTGCGCGACCTGCCGATCAGGCTCGATATGACGACCGGTCGTCTCCATGCGGGCGGCAACACGCCTTGTTCGGTGAAGCCGGCACCGAGGAAGCCGAAAAAGAGCTGA